The following are encoded together in the Astyanax mexicanus isolate ESR-SI-001 chromosome 8, AstMex3_surface, whole genome shotgun sequence genome:
- the ftr66 gene encoding tripartite motif-containing protein 16, whose amino-acid sequence MAQLKQLLDKEQFICLDLLRDPVAIPCGHSYCMGCINLYWKNNDPHATFCCPQCRQSFSLNMPILKPILNMNTILADVVEKMKVLVQPAVSWSAAHKVASEVECDFCTETREKAVKSCLVCLASYCKIHLQPHYQSLALKKHKLVEVSGHLQEKICPQHSKLLEIYCQTDQQCICLLCVIDGHKGHETVLAASESARQQEQLGLVRRKFKGKIHTKEKELLELRQAVDTLKISVNSTMENSDQIFDEFVQAVKKRSQEVRGLIQDQEKMAVSLLEKLEQEITELKEQDNKLEHLLHTDDHVHVLQTHRLISAPFGSTDVLSISIASLSDLGNVTNAVAALRTRLEGVFKVEWPKIVRSASTVKILQSPLPKIRAEFLYYSSQLALDPHSAHRELNVSPDRRTVSVRAREHSWPDQPERFDYWCQVLGSEGLLGCCYWEAEWSGMGITIAMAYKDLARKGDGNDSHFGRNIISWSLFCSRKGYAFWHNNAVTRIPGPSSSRIGVYLDHSGGTLAFYSVSESMKLLHKVHTAFTQPLYPGLEFTCYGVSVTLSQME is encoded by the exons ATGGCACAGCTGAAGCAGCTTCTGGACAAAGAACAGTTCATTTGCCTGGACTTGCTCAGAGATCCTGTGGCTATTCCATGTGGACACAGCTACTGCATGGGCTGCATTAATCTCTACTGGAAAAACAATGACCCACATGCCACCTTCTGCTGCCCACAGTGCAGACAGAGCTTCAGCCTCAACATGCCTATCCTCAAGCCTATCCTCAACATGAACACCATCCTGGCTGATGTGGTGGAGAAGATGAAGGTTCTGGTGCAGCCGGCTGTGAGTTGGTCAGCTGCCCACAAGGTGGCAAGTGAAGTGGAGTGTGATTTCTGCACAGAGACCAGAGAAAAAGCCGTAAAGTCCTGCTTGGTCTGCTTGGCGTCGTACTGTAAGATTCACCTCCAGCCACACTATCAGTCTCTGGCTCTGAAAAAACACAAGCTGGTCGAAGTCTCTGGGCATCTTCAGGAGAAAATCTGccctcagcacagcaaactgttGGAGATATACTGTCAGACAGACCAGCAGTGCATCTGTCTGCTGTGTGTGATAGATGGACACAAGGGTCACGAAACGGTTTTGGCTGCATCAGAGAGTGCAAGACAACAG GAGCAGCTGGGGCTGGTCAGACGGAAGTTCAAGGGGAAAATCCACACCAAGGAAAAGGAACTGCTGGAACTGAGACAGGCAGTGGATACTCTCAAA ATCTCAGTAAACTCGACAATGGAGAACAGTGATCAGATCTTTGATGAATTTGTTCAGGCTGTTAAGAAACGAAGCCAGGAAGTGAGAGGCCTGATCCAAGATCAGGAGAAGATGGCTGTGAGCCTGTTAGAGAAActggagcaggaaatcactgaACTCAAAGAGCAGGACAACAAGCTGGAGCATCTCCTGCACACTGATGACCATGTCCATGTTCTTCAG aCCCACCGGTTGATCTCTGCCCCTTTCGGATCTACAGATGTGCTCAGCATCTCCATTGCTTCATTGTCTGATCTTGGGAACGTGACTAATGCCGTTGCTGCCCTTAGGACAAGGTTGGAAGGGGTTTTTAAAGTGGAGTGGCCCAAGATTGTCAGATCAG CCAGCACAGTGAAAATCCTCCAGAGCCCACTTCCCAAAATCAGAGCGGAGTTCCTTTACT aCTCCAGCCAACTCGCGCTAGACCCTCATTCAGCTCACAGGGAGCTGAACGTGTCTCCTGACCGCAGGACGGTGTCGGTGCGGGCGCGGGAACACTCCTGGCCGGACCAGCCCGAGCGCTTTGACTACTGGTGTCAGGTGTTGGGCTCTGAAGGGCTGCTGGGCTGCTGTTACTGGGAAGCAGAGTGGAGCGGGATGGGCATCACCATAGCCATGGCATACAAGGACCTGGCCAGGAAGGGGGATGGCAATGACTCTCACTTTGGACGCAACATCATATCCTGGAGTTTGTTCTGTTCCAGGAAGGGTTACGCCTTCTGGCACAATAATGCAGTAACCAGGATCCCCGGGCCGAGCTCCTCCAGAATAGGGGTGTATCTGGACCATAGTGGAGGTACTTTAGCCTTCTACAGTGTGTCTGAATCCATGAAGCTCCTCCACAAAGTTCATACAGCATTCACTCAGCCTCTGTATCCTGGACTTGAGTTTACATGTTATGGAGTGTCTGTAACATTAAGTCAAATGGAATAG
- the myadmb gene encoding myeloid-associated differentiation marker homolog: MAIVFRSSPLLWTRVAAMVFACVAFSVALYGAALPHGTGDWCIFCWSFSFAGTLLVVLVELCDVQGRVPVSWKNFPITFACYASLLCLSASIIFPLYFLKGYSDRSEKVNCRIVSTVFSCLATLAYLSEVSLSKARPGEVSGYMATAPGLLKVCETFVACIIFVFISDPISYNQNAATKWCLAVYCICFILSAGIIVLCVAEWTGCLPFPFARFLSTYALLAVAMYLSATIVWPIYKFDEKHGGISHRPNNCGSMLGLCPWDKLLAIAVLSALNFILYLADLIYSARLVFVTV; this comes from the coding sequence ATGGCGATAGTTTTCCGCTCCTCTCCACTGCTGTGGACACGTGTGGCGGCCATGGTGTTCGCCTGTGTGGCCTTCAGCGTTGCCCTGTACGGTGCCGCCCTCCCCCATGGCACAGGTGACTGGTGCATTTTCTGCTGGAGCTTCAGCTTCGCCGGCACACTCCTGGTGGTTCTAGTGGAGCTCTGCGATGTCCAGGGCAGAGTCCCGGTCTCCTGGAAGAACTTCCCCATCACTTTCGCCTGCTATGCCTCTCTTCTGTGCCTTTCTGCCTCCATCATTTTCCCCCTGTACTTCTTGAAGGGCTACAGCGACCGCAGTGAGAAAGTCAACTGCCGCATTGTCTCCACTGTCTTCTCCTGCCTGGCCACCCTGGCCTACCTGAGCGAGGTCAGCCTGAGCAAGGCCCGACCAGGAGAGGTGTCCGGTTACATGGCTACTGCTCCCGGTTTGCTGAAGGTGTGCGAGACCTTTGTGGCCTGCATCATCTTCGTCTTCATCAGCGACCCGATTTCATACAACCAGAATGCTGCCACCAAGTGGTGCCTGGCTGTCTACTGCATCTGCTTCATCCTGTCGGCGGGCATCATTGTGCTTTGTGTTGCCGAGTGGACCGGATGCCTGCCGTTCCCTTTCGCCCGTTTCCTGTCCACCTACGCCCTGTTAGCCGTAGCCATGTACCTGTCGGCGACCATCGTCTGGCCCATCTACAAGTTTGATGAAAAGCATGGAGGCATAAGCCACAGGCCCAACAACTGCGGCTCCATGTTAGGCCTGTGTCCATGGGACAAGTTGCTGGCAATCGCCGTGCTGTCCGCTCTGAACTTCATCCTCTATCTGGCTGACCTCATTTACTCGGCCAGGCTGGTGTTTGTCACAGTGTAA